aaacaaaaaaatttaaaatgaataaaaaaaaaaataagtacCTCTGCGCCAGAGGATACATATTGCGCCAAATTTGGCGCAGAGATGGAGGCTGCGCCAAAATAGCGCAGCCTCTATTGGAGCCAATCTTTGCACCATTTAATCTTTGCACCAAAATGGTGTTTTAGGTGCAAATGTTGGAGATGCCCCAAGTCATTCATATCCCATATTTGTCAATCGCGCATAGCGCACCGTAGCGCAAAGGTTGCCTGTGGCTATATCACATAGCGAATAGCATGGCGATAGTTATTTAAAAGTAAAGCGCTAcaagtatataaatatataatacataGGCATATTGTAATATCAATTCAAAAATCTTAATTTTCAGCATAATATTCCATCAACTTTAATTGTAAAATACTAAAACctgaaattattttaagttttttcatTGAAATATCATAGAAGAcacaaaaataaaacaagaaacgtagaaaaatataattccAGCAAAAACCTAAGTACATGCCAAAAAAGCCAAAATTAGggaaaaaaagacaaaaaataaGCATGTAGCTCCGTTTTGCAATAGCGTCGCTATTTCAGCTATCGCGATTGTCGCTATAGTGCCAATAGCGAGGATAGCGAGCGCTATTGCAAAGTCCATGGCGCGTAGCGGTCCGTAGCGATGTGGTGTCGCTTCGCCACGCTATTCGCTATAGCGAGGGCTACGGGGCTATTGACAACTATGTTCATATCAGAAGAAAAGCAACTTAATTTTGCTCACCGCTCGACTTGTGTAGAACAGCCCATTAAATGTTTCTGGTGTCACCTAAGGATataaattttcaattaaatactATGTCAATTAGTATCTTTACGCTTGACCATCCAAGAATAAATGAAGATATTTGCAAGTACAAAATAACTATGAAACTCACAGCTAAGAAGCGGAATTCATGCTCCCTCTCCATAAAAGAGGGTACCTTAGCAAGGAAAGCAAATAACATGTCAAATTCAGCTGCTCAAGCTCTGTATCAGATGTTGAACAGAGAATATGGCTGTTCAATGTTCTTACCTCCGTTCTCTGGATCTCAAAAATTGTAATCACAAGTGATTCGGCTTCACGTGGCTCCACACTTAAGCTTGATATCTCctgataaataaaaaatattagcaTCATCCACTTGAAAAACAGTAAGACTCGAAGGTAGCGGAGCTGCCTAGTATAACCAATCACCTAAAGAGTATAAATATTTGAAACTCTTTTTATATTTAGGTACTCCCACTTATAATCCCGCAAATTCAAGTGCCAAAGTACATTTGTTCTACAAAATCATCACAAAGTTTTCTTCTTCGATCTTTTTCCTACCAATTAACTGAATCTAGTTATATTAACATCACCAAGAAAATTTAAACCAATTCAATTCTATCCAATCACAAGTTTCAAACATTAGTCAGCAAAATATTGCGATCTTGACTAAATAGCTAAGCTAAAGACATAATTCAAGCCTTGTATGCTAAAATATCAGCAATCATAGAAGGATAACTCAACCTATTGATAACGCGAAAATGAAGATGTGATTTCTCTCTCTTTCAGTTATGTTATTTGGTTGTAGCATAAGACTAGTAGCACCAAAAAAACAGAAGACATACCTTGGTTTCGGGCAAAGCTATCCCGCGCTCAAAGAAAATAGGAGCAACATGAGCAAACACTCTCCTAAATCCACTCAATTTCGCCATTCTAAAGTTTATCAAATTCGGAAAGGTACTCCTCGCACTCCTCTCTGCATTatcatttcaaatattatattgGCGTCGCAAAAATATTGCTATGGAACAAGGCTATCACCGATTGTAAATAGAAATAAACAAGAATTTAGCcccaaaaaaagaagaaaaaatcaacaaaaataaGCGCGATCAAATTGCGTAAGCTCTTCAATATTTACTTTGAGCAGTGCAAAATAAGATACATTAAATATACAATCATTAGCAGCAAAAAAAATTGGATAATGAATGACAATTCAAACAGCAGAGCTCCAAAATGAGGCAGCGGAATCTATTGATCCCTACACCAAACGAAcgctttttttttcaaaaaaaaaaaatttccgtaTTTTTGATCCGGAAGGTAACCGCACGCACCGGATAGAAGCGAACCGAAGCCACAGATGGAAATGAGTCCATCGGACGACACGATCAGATCAAAATCGGACTCCTCCTTGAGCTCGAAAGGCAATGTATCGGGCGGAGACACCTCCTCCTGAGACTGCGGAGAAGAATCTCCGGCGGACATGTCTGAGCTACGGCTAAGCACGGACGGGTAACGGAAGGCTCGCTGGAGCTGTGGGTAATGAAAGCGAGAGGGGAGGAGGGGGGATGATAAAGGCGGGGAGCACGTGACGGGCACGTGAGGAGAATGAAAATAAGAATCACGTGCTGGAATAGGAGAACAAGGAATTGATTGGCAACGGAGAGGCAGCAGCATTGCGGTTGGCTCACTTTTTTGACTTCCCCCCGTTCCAAAAAGTTCCATTAAAATTAATGCGATAATTGCAATTACACCCCTAAGATTATCATAAGTTAAAAAAATCCaactattaaaaaatattatatcccttcaagattttttttataaaacgaTAAATCcaataacttttaaaattaaaaacacAATCATCAGttgtatttatattatattttagacTATTAACttagtatttattctatatTTTTAGGGAATTAAATGTAAGAAAATACAAATATGAGAGGATGTATTTATGTTAGAAGTTATAGAATTTGTTTGTTATTTTCCACATAATTGAAGGgagatttatataatatttaaaaataaatgagtTTTGTTTGTTAATATGATAAGATATATATGCTAATTAACCTTTAAATTTGGATCGAACttctattttaaattaaatataaatatttttaatcaaaGCCGAAAAAATAACAAACAAAATATCCCATTGGGATATCATTTCATCCCAAAAAAATCTCTTATTCTGAATTCAAAGTATGCCATGATATTGTTATCAAATCTACAGTAGAAAAtagatcttttgtgagacggtctcacgaatctttatctgtgagacgaggtCAACTTtacctatattcacaataaaattaacactcttatcataaaaataatacttttttatggatgacccaaataagatatccgtctcacaaaatacgatctgtgagatcgtctcacacaagatTTTACCTTAAGTAGATCTTCTCGGCTACCGGAATCAAGATTAATCCTATGTGgattgagattttattattatccATATTTTCATACTATAATATTAAACTTAACCAACTCATACTAACTAACTCTGATAAATCAATGTGACACAAACGTTTTTTTTACGGTTTTatcttttataatatttgttagCTAACTTTGCTGATGTATGTTtgttaataaatttataattttttaatttttttttccaacttATTTCTAATCATCAAgagcaaaaaaaattaatatgacaGACTTTGCATGTCACATAACACTAGTtatttatactatattattatatatataaaaaaaatgaatatcgATTTGGTAAATGCTATAGGATTGAAAGTAAGTGGCGTGCCAGGTATGGTAAATAAAAAACAGGTACATGTATTGAAGCCCACGTGACAGCAATTATGTCCTAGTTAGGCTCTAGATTTTAATGGCTTTCTTCGAGTTGGTGGTGGGTCACTTCATCAGGGCACCTAAATGGAGTCCAATTTGTCCAGGCAGCCATGTTTTTCTTATGACAAATAAGGCAATAATGCTTACAACCAATCGAAACACATGTGGTCAAAATTATGCTGCCCAAAATAAAGTTGTTGATGCCAAAGTTTCACATTCGGAGGGGGaatgtatatatgtgtgtgtgtgtaatttacagattaataaaataaaaggaaTGCAAGAACTCGGAGAAACCATCGGTCAAGATTTTCTTCGTGGTAAAACTGGATGAAATATTTACACCATAGTAGGGACAGAGGCTTTCCGGGAAAAAGGGCGTAAACTTTAGGAGATGACCACGAGAAAGAAACATGTGATTTGCAGCAAGAATCACATGCAAATACCTAAGTGGATTTGACGGAAGtggctctttttttttttaatgaaataattaCCATTAAACGGTAAACAAAGTTTGGAACAAATACACTGTGTATCTCCAAGACAAAGCAACAAACTACAAGATACATAGGCACGGGGCATAAGCCAGAGCAATAAGTATGACTACGCGGGACATACCCCGGAAACACCAATACATCTACGCGAGGCATGCCCTGAAACTCAAAGTTAACCAACAAATAAACCAACCATATCAGATAGCAAGCTGTAGATCCAAATCTCTACGGAAAGAGTAATCAACTCTGAGCAACCGCTAGGAAGCGTGGAAATCTAGCAGCAAGACATAAGTTATACCCCAGCCTTCCAATAGGAACATACCAGCCGATCCATAAACCTGTCAGCCTCTCAGGGACTTGCAACAAGGAACAGAAAGAATCAAAAGTATCAAGAACATAGACATACAAGCGGTTGTTATTTTCCCAACCACATATCCCAAATGTTTTCtttttgaattattattttttcactgAGCTAAGGTCTATCTTCGATCAAAAGTGTGTGAATAAGAATATAAAGATGAAAGTAACAACTttctaaagaaaaaaaaaaataaagaaccacaaatataatttttcctCTTGAGATTCGATGTGAGGTGTCTTCCTATTAAAAGATGGGGTTTCTCCTAGCTTTGCGACAAGTAGTTTCCGTGTTCTGGATCCGGAAGAAATAGCAAGACGAGTTGGTTCCATAGAGCTTTCATCGGGTAACAAGGGAAATTCCGAGATTATCTCGACGGATCTGGCTTTCCTTGGACAGAAAAGATTGGAGTCGTGTCTGATGAGTAAAATTCTCTCCTCAAAGGCATTGGTCATGTGAAACGAGAATGTGAGATTCGGGAAGGGGTGGGAAGCTACTTCAAGATATGGAAGTTGGCTGAGGGCACCATCAGGTCCAGGGGATCGGAATCAGCATTCCATAAGAATTTCGACTCTCATAATAGTTAATCACCGACTGGGCCTTCTTTAGAAGAAAACGGTTCTATGGAGAATGCAGGAATGGACAAAGCTATCAACAAAATCAGATGATAATCTGGTGGAAAATCATCTAGTTCCTACTTCCAGCTTGAACCCCCTTAAAATTTTAATGGGGCCGTGTAATGAAGAGGGCGCTAATTTAGACATGGAAACTACTGTAAATCCAAAAACAACCAAGAAAAAATGGAAGCGCTTGGCGAGGGATAATTCAAAACTCTCTGGTGACATTTGCGAAGAGTATAAACATTTCGAATATCGGGAAAAGATATGCGGACTTTCAAGAAAGTACAAGGGTTGCAAGTGAAAAGGGTCAAACCTAATGAGGGGAATGAGGAAGAGGAAGAGGAAGAGGAGGTCTCTATTTCACCGCCGATTACAATGATATGCCTGGTTTGGAATGCAGGTGGGCTTGGGAACCAACAGGCAGTCCGAGATCTTAGATATCTTCCAGACGCAAGCAGCCGTCTTTAATCTTTTTATGTGAAACTAAGCTCAGTCTCTCAAAGTCGATCGTGGTCGAATAGATTTAATTACGATGGCATCTTTGCAGTTGACTGTCAGAGACGGAAGGGAGGTCTACTACTATTGTGGCGAGATCCTTTAGCGGTGAATATCCTTTCGTACTCTACGGAACTAGACCAATTTGTTTGTAATTTGAATTGGCACTTGGAGTACTCTGCAGCGGAGGTTGAGAACTTAGCATATTCTGGATCCGATCATAGGCCAGTGATGTTGATCATAGTCCGGATACTAAACTTCATTTCTACGCTTTCGCCAAAATCGTTTTAATGTGAACAAGGTTTGAGCAACTCCAAGAGACTTGgatcatgcatatttttcaaaGGGAAGCAAAAACAGAACAGCTGTTAAGTCACCAGAGGAATTTCAGTGGAAGCACATCAGTGAAAAGCTAAATCAACAAGAAATTCGACATCAATATCAAGTAGATAAAATTAACACAAAAAGTAATAAAGTTTGACATTACAAACTTGTTGAAAGAATACAACGTTGTGCAGGGCACATTGTGACAAACAAAAATGAAATCAAAACTCGCGACATAGTGCATCAAGCTAGATTATATTTATAGCTAAAATGAAGACAATACCACCTGTGGGAGAAGTGACGAATCATATCATTCCAAAAATACACTGAATTTTGAGGTGGTTGAGTACGAAGTACAGCAGCGAAAAAGAGTATGAGAATCAAGAATGTTTCTATCCTGCCATCTTAGTCAAGCGATGAATGGTACTTCTTGCAACTCTATTACCAGGATCAAGCTTCATTACAGTTCTAAGGTCTTCAGCCCCGAGTTTGTATTTCTCCATGCTCTCATAAAGAAGAGAACGTTGCACAAGGACAGATACATTTGTGTCATCATGTTCCAGAACCTGCACATGATGACGCAACTTTCAAGTCCCGTGTCTACTGAAATGTGAATATTATAAGACATTGCACCAGGTCATTGATGCTTTCCACTGCTCAAAAACACAATTCCCACAAGTATTTTAGAGATGGTTGGAAAATAATACATTAGCCGGTATGATATTGTTATGACGCTCTTCTATCGTAtacaaaacaaatttttaatGACACTTGTTGCAAAATGGAagagttaatattttaaaagcATACAGTCCACCAGACCTAAATACTAATATCACActccaatatttttaaaatgggcATCATGAAAGCCCTTTTAACATTCATATTAGAGGGCTAATCAGGAAATTAAATTgcaaaattgagaaacaacaaaaacaaagagGGAAAAAGGAGAAGTGGAAATATAGTACTTTGGTAAAGGGGCCAAAAGGATTCTTGTAAGAAATTGCAGAAGGATTCAAACATCTTAAATGGTGGAAGTGTTTAATGGTAGACAAATTAGGAAAATATGCAGATGCAAGGTGAGAGTACAAGAAAGCACTCACTGGTCAGTGATGCCGTTCAGAAGAACAATCAGGTGGGCAAAGAGCCAAAGAAGAAAGGTACGATCATAACATATACCATATATTTATCTACTTAAGTACATTACAATCATCACGcctcattattattttttctttgtttttgtcTAGAGCAATATTAGACCTAACAtcaatatctacaacaagatATAGCCAGAATATGAAAATTGTGTTTCATTTAAGAAAATGAAGGAAATAGAACAAGTTTACCTTTGTACAGTCAGCTACGGCCTTCTTATACTCCCCAACTTCCTTGTAACATGATGCCCTGCAGGTCAAGACCTCCATTGTTCCATCATTATCACCAGCCTTTTCAAAAAGAAAGACAGCCCAAGACAACCATTTAATAGCATCAGCATACTGCCCCTGTTTATAATTATCCATACCCTTATTTTTAGCAGAAGAAGCATTAACACCAGCAGGTGGGGGAGGAAGGCCTTCGAGCTCAGTCGTTCCACCTCCATCAGCCCCTCCTTCAAACTCGGCATTTATCCCCAAATCATCATCCCCAGATAGTTGCTGGCTAGTAAATCCTTCATATCCCCACGAGCCAACATTGGTAGTTGAAGAGAATAATGCGTCAAAATCGCTTGCCCCTGAGGGTTGCCTAGCGGGTTGGCTTTGACTTTGAGTCTGAATATCCACAAACCCAAAATCACCAATTGGATCGGTCTTACTCGTGCTGAAAGGATCTGATGAGAATTGAGAACCACTCGTTTGAGAAGTCGGGTTTTGAAATCCCCCAAACAAATTGTTCTTTAAACCACTCTTATCACTTTCTTTTCTTGCTGAGTTGGTAACGTCAGGCTTCTTAGCCCCAAAATCAACGAAAGACCCAAAAGGGTCCTTACTTGAACCTATCCCACCACCTCCGTTGTTACCTCCTCCCATGCTTTTCATTGATGAACCACCAAGATTTGGATTTCTATTATTATTTCCACCCAAATTCACATTCCCACCACCAGGATTCGAACTGGTATTATAGTTGctaccaaaattcacatttccgCTATAATTACTTGTGTTAGAATCCCAGGATCCGGTAGTTTGAGTGTAAATACCACTTTTCGGCAAGGAATCAGCCACCCCTCCCATTGAGAACGTGCTCTGACTCCCCGGGCGAGCTGCATTTTTCAGCGGAACATTATTGCTGCCCTTATTCTGGCCCATTGCCGAGTTCAGCAAATCACCAAACAGATTTGGGCTCTTATTTTGTACAATTCCCACACCCGATGCAGGGGCAGCGGAATTCCAGCTTTTCCCGAAAATATCTCCCACCATAGACGTCGGGCCGGATAAAGATCCAACGCCACCAGATTGAACCGGAACAGCGGGCTGATGCGTCCACGAGGACTTGTTGGGATGTTGGTTCCAGGACGACGAAGCGTTAGGTTTTTGTGAGTACGTAGTTGATGCATACGAGGAAGTCTGGCTTTTCTGATCTTTCATAGGCTTCGATCGCCCCGATCCCAGCCCCAGATCGAAATCAAAAGAATTGATCGAACCCGCCTTGTTATTCGATTTTCCGTGATTCGAATTCATGATTCTATAATCTTTCCTAAGTCGAAGCTCTACAGCCCAACGCAAGGTTTATAGCTTCGCGGAGTCAAAATTCAGATCGGATTGAACGAAAATGAGATCTAAGGAAATCGGAAAACGTACCTTGATGAATCGAGAATGAAGGGGGCTGTGCTAACCTGCGCCGCAGGGGTAAGTGCCGTTAGCTGGATCCTTGTTTTCCGTCAACTGGATTATGGGTAAAGCCAGACAGAAGAAGGCCACGGGCCTTTAATGGAACGTTATGCCCACtggatttttcattttttaattaaaataaaatgttgtAAGAGAATGAGCTATGAATTTTCTTGCtttatttttagcattttcGAACCTCCTGTTCAGATATTTTTTTCGATATTTCGCGAGTCGTTCCATTGCtttcatattttataatataatgtaattacatattaaataaaaatatttcgagcctatattttataataattcaCGAATATGTTTGAATATTTCAAGTCAAACTTGAACTCGAGCCATTGATCGAATCATATttgaacaaaaaatattaaaattttagaaattggCTAAAATATACTTACTCGAGCTTAATTcaaggtttaaaatttcttcGTATTCAACTTATTATGTTTGTTGCCTTCATTGTCAGATCAAAACGTGACAATGAAGCTGAACTCGGAATTGGAAGATCTCGAGATTTACATAATATTGGGCCTCAACTGGAGCTTACTGTTGCACTGAATAATGTACCTAATGGCTTGGGTATGCCTGGATCTCTCTGGGCCATAGCCAAGTTGAGAATATTGAATATTTTGGGCTTCTTCAGTATTGGGCTTCTCCACTCCAGACCAGATTAATTAAACGTTCACCAACCAAAGGAGTCTCCTGTTCGGCCCAGTACTGTTCCCAAAACCCCCCTTCCCTTTAGTTCTAATGGGGGATTCCCATTTAATCCAACACGAGGATAAAATCAACGTCGAATCTCCAAACCCACTTCATTTCGGGTTTTCCCCGCGAGACCTAAAACTCCCGGAGAAAATTGTCGTACCTAATTTCACGGaagaataaattcaaatcaaataatttagaTTGCGCTGACATTGATAAATCTGATTTGGAGAGGGATTTGATAAATAGATTTTAAATCATAACAACTGTCATTGAGATTGCATAGGTATATATGCAGTGAACTTTGAAATTCACTGGGAGCGctttttttttgttcttataAGAATGGGAGCGCTTTTTTGtcactattttaattttatttttttgctttTATCACTAGgttaaatttaaataagataatTTACCTCCATGTTAGTGATTCACGCATTCTGCAAGCAAAAACCATTTCCATTTTTTACACATTTGGAGGATTTTCTTTCAATGAATATAAACCCAAACTCCAACAAAATTTATTGCAAccttattttttcaaaaaatcgaCACGTAGAATAATTTAATGAATTCGATGAAATATGTTTAAAATGTAAAAAAACTGGAGTAAAATTACTATGCTAAGACAAACTTCGACTACTTGAAACACTACAATTCaaatgattttgattttttttttttttttgtaattcatACATTACAATATTATAATAGGTACAAGTCGTTAACATTTGCGTTGGACCAAAATTTTGGTAAGATTTATTCATATGCTGATATTGACTCATTTGAGTTGGAATATATTCCATATCTTTCAACACGCATAGACTTGGTAagataaaaaatattcaaattcatTTCCAATTTAATTAAGTTCACATTTGGTCACgaaatcaaaaattttcttgtagGAGTAATGTTTCAGTAAGGAATGAAGCAAATCAAGTGTGTTAGGATCAAAAGATTACCAGTAAGTCAAAAGTTAAAGCGGTTAACTAAGACAACTTTATTTCCTTATATTTGTGTCAGCGCAAAGCTCCATACAAAAAGATGTGGACATGAAGGGTTTCACCGATGTGGATGCCAATGGGGTGAGCTGAGTATTTCTTTACCGTTAGATCTTATTCAAATTTATTGatctttttaaatttaaagagtTGTTTGACATAAAATTACTGAATAAATGGAGATTGTGAATCATATATAAGTGTTAAGTGTATTGTTGTAATACCTTAATAGAACATACAAtggaataatataatttatcacACAATTAATCTTGAATAAAATAAGACATATCCCAACCCTCTTTTTGACACATCACTGTAAATCATGAAGTTCTTGCC
This window of the Primulina tabacum isolate GXHZ01 chromosome 4, ASM2559414v2, whole genome shotgun sequence genome carries:
- the LOC142543323 gene encoding uncharacterized protein LOC142543323, which gives rise to MLLPLRCQSIPCSPIPARDSYFHSPHVPVTCSPPLSSPLLPSRFHYPQLQRAFRYPSVLSRSSDMSAGDSSPQSQEEVSPPDTLPFELKEESDFDLIVSSDGLISICGFGSLLSERSARSTFPNLINFRMAKLSGFRRVFAHVAPIFFERGIALPETKEISSLSVEPREAESLVITIFEIQRTEVPSFMEREHEFRFLAVTPETFNGLFYTSRAVLCARYSDEEYFLNRCKGSEEIFFQRYGRYGIHKIWLDDILPCRVYLRHCVLAAKNLGDMAYDNFLDHTYLGDHKTTIREYLSTTGSGIMEEEPPEQLKYRYGG
- the LOC142543324 gene encoding uncharacterized protein LOC142543324, which codes for MNSNHGKSNNKAGSINSFDFDLGLGSGRSKPMKDQKSQTSSYASTTYSQKPNASSSWNQHPNKSSWTHQPAVPVQSGGVGSLSGPTSMVGDIFGKSWNSAAPASGVGIVQNKSPNLFGDLLNSAMGQNKGSNNVPLKNAARPGSQSTFSMGGVADSLPKSGIYTQTTGSWDSNTSNYSGNVNFGSNYNTSSNPGGGNVNLGGNNNRNPNLGGSSMKSMGGGNNGGGGIGSSKDPFGSFVDFGAKKPDVTNSARKESDKSGLKNNLFGGFQNPTSQTSGSQFSSDPFSTSKTDPIGDFGFVDIQTQSQSQPARQPSGASDFDALFSSTTNVGSWGYEGFTSQQLSGDDDLGINAEFEGGADGGGTTELEGLPPPPAGVNASSAKNKGMDNYKQGQYADAIKWLSWAVFLFEKAGDNDGTMEVLTCRASCYKEVGEYKKAVADCTKVLEHDDTNVSVLVQRSLLYESMEKYKLGAEDLRTVMKLDPGNRVARSTIHRLTKMAG